Part of the Saccharomyces paradoxus chromosome XI, complete sequence genome, AAATCTGTTGAAGGTACTGATCTAGTAGGgtggctttttttcttagtGCAGCtcgaaagaaaataatgatttcCATTTCCGCTTCGAAAATGATTTGAATGAGAAGACCATTCGAATAAATATGtagatgaaaaagaatatctAGATGATATATAAGCAAGCCCGTGCTTTCTTAATGGGTTATATTAGTGGTGCTTTTCTGATGcattgaagatgaaggcCTCGATCGAAATGGTGAGCTCTTTGTAGCTTGAGAAGGGGGTCTTCCATCAATGCTATGACGCCTAAAATTGTCTGCCAAATCACTATGAATCATTGCGTCTGAATCGAAATTACTTATGAGTCTCAATGTGGGATGATCTTCTTTATCTGGATCTGTGTACAATATGTTGCTACTGCTGACccattttttgttcatatGCCTTAAATATCTACTCTTCCGGCCAAAATGCAGTTTCTTATCTACCATGGCAGGTGTTTCAATGCTGGCAGAATGTGGGATAAGTTCACGACTTTCCGGCTCATAGGTTTTGACATCCATAGGAAACATTAGTCGGCCAATGcttgtctttttttgcAGAATTGGCGGAGGGTGCCCGTTAATTTTGCTAGATTGTCTCAATATTCTAGATGTGGGAGAGGCAactgaaaatgaaaaagatttCGCTGGTCGCCTTGAAGTTGAAATAGTATCTGATTTCCTTCTTTGATGACGCGGATTTAGTGAGGCAGAGGTAATGGAATATCGCGGTCTAAACCCGGAAGGTGACCGCCCATATGTGCTTGCATTTTCCCGTAGAAGTAACAAAGAGTTGGTCGATTCAGATTCTAATAAGTTGTCGTCTAAGACATTGGAAATATGATTGTCACCCTTAGTTGGAGTCCTTGTTAGCAACGTCGAATTTGCTGGGTCTTTCGGCTCCTTTGAGGTTTGCTCTGGAGCTTTAATTAATCCAATAACTGAATCTGCAAATTGTAGGGGGGTCTTCAGAGAAGAAGTGACAATCATCCTACCTTTGATATAAGAGATCGCCTTATCCAGAGCAAATTCTTGACCACAgtgattttgaataatgGAAACCTTAGGCCACGTAGCTTTTGCACCATTGGTGATTTCCCTTAATAAAAACTCTTTTGTTGGGTTTGAAAGCAGCTCCTTTATCCTAAAAAGCATACACATGTCGGGCAAGATAGTGATGTCGCCAGAGTATTGTTGAGATAATACCGATCTCAGTTTCGTAAGGGCGTTTTTGGCAATCCCCATCTCACTGCCAATTTCTAAAATATGAATAGCTTCATTGGCCATGAAATTGTATATGCTGGATAAGTTTTGCTTTAATCTTGCACTAAATTCGTCTTCAATTTCTCCGCCTACACAGGATAATGATAGTTTCAAAAACGGGAACACGTGGATATTCACTTGGCATGCAATAATATGGTCAACATTAAACATTTCAGAAAGACGAGATATAGGCAAGTCATTATCCACAGAACCATCGACAAACTTGACAGAACTACtaccagtccatggttTCCTTTCTCCCGTCTTAGGGTCTTTTTCGTAAAGGGGACTCGAGGGGAAGATTCCCGGTAATGAACATGATGCACAAACGGCAGACCAAATTAGGACGTTTGGTGCAGTTAGATTATTTAGTAAGCGTGGTTGTTCGAATAACGATGCTGGCGAAACGGTTATGTTCAAAATTTTCCCCGTTCTATTATATGCTTCCCTGAATGTTAAATCTCCCAAAAATTCTATCATTGTATTTACTAAATGTTTGTTATCGAACCAGGTAccgtttttgaaaaacctAGATATCTTTATTAGTAAATTTTCGCTTTCACTCTTCTGTTTGtcatctttgaaaatgttAAATTCTTTATCCAGGATATGATTTAGTAAAACCGGAATTTCTTCCTTATGATGTACAGATAGTATACTGGCTACAATTGCACCAGCACTGCTACCACTGATCACTCTGGGTAATAAATCCAATTCAAATAGAGTACCAAGGACACCAATGTGGAAAAGACCAAAAGTACCACCCCCACTAAGAACTAAAGCGGTACGACCAATATTCCTTCTTGTCTGTTGCAGTATACCCAAAAGGTAACTATCATCAAGATCGGACTCCATTAGCGATTCTAATGCTAGCCTGGACTCCATCATATACTCGTCAATTAAGTATTTGGTACCTACATGGGAGTGCCTATATAGGTTTACATTCCCCATATTTCCCAGGTTTCGCACCCAGTTGGTCCTTATGATATACAACAGTTGAGCATAATTCCTGTTCAAGCGCTCTTCACGCATTCGAGAAGTTAAATCTTTTATTAACTTGTAATCATACAAAGGGCTTTCCACTTTCTGCTTCCATGTTGTTTTCCCAGTGAGATCATCCAATCTTGCACCTGCAGAACACCATTCTTCAAACGACATCGCATGTTGCTTCTGTGAACAGACCTTGTCGATAAGAATGTCCCTTTCATAATTGCCCACAAAAACATTATAAAGAAATGACTTGCATTTACTGGCTAAAGATGTCCTTTgctcttcatcttcacctTCACTCGCCTCAACCATTTcgatatcattattttcattttcagtGACTGTCTCCTGGTCATCATCAAGTTTATCTTCGTTTCCTGTGTCCAGGTTAAAATTTACTGTGTTCGTAGTTTTGTTCCTACCAGTTTGCAGTCTTTTACCGATATCCTCCTCAACTCTTTCAGCGTTCGCATTATCCTTATTAAGCCTACTAGACTTGTTCTTAGGGTTTAAAATGGGAATTATATTTTGAGAACTGCCCAGGATCTGTTCatagtatttttcaattagTTGCTGCGTAACAAGGAGAGGCTTATTTTGTGTAGATGTAAGATCTGATATTTTGTTGCTCATCCAGACTTTTATTacatatacgtatatatcCCTTCGATAATGACTACAGCACTAATTTTGTTGATCAAATACTTGAATACAAGCCTCTCCTACGAGTATAATAATGTCACAGCGACAATCTGAATTATTCATACTTTATAATTGTGGTTTCGCTTTCATAGTCGCAATTATCGTATGAGGAGGGTAATAATTAAACCATATTATACCCtatcttttttaaatcccttgaattatttttcttattttctaaGTTGTACCCTACTTATAATAGAAAATACACCTaatgactttttttatgCTCCTAGCCCTAATTCACtcgaaattttcaattcgCGTTCTCTTTCAATTCCATGAATAATAGGAccatgaaaaaataagtaaataataataatagaaaagCTGAAGTGCTGCAAATTTAAAAAGTGGCTTTAGAATATATTTCGCTGCGTTGACTATTTGATTTACACAGTTCAAGTAGGGTAGTACAGCCGAATTTTTAAAAGGGATAgggttttttcttcctaTTGGACTAGTGGATTTATTGAGCTTCTTCAAAGGTAATAGTGAATAACGTAAGGGGAAACACAAGAATACATTCAGTAAAATAAACGCCCAAGTCAATGTATAACTCAATCTACGGTTCCCCCTTTCCTAAAATAAATCCAAAGGTTCGCTACAAAACGGCGCTGGAGAGAGCAGGGTTTGACACTAAGCCACGCAATCCATTCAGTAGCCAGAGGAATGCTTCCACTGGAAGTTTACAACCTTCTGTGAGGTCGTCGCCCATAACCCGTCAAAGAAATGTATCCACTGCACCATCTGTTCCGGTTACGACGAAGAGTGCGTATACTGCGTCTTCAAAGAGTGCTTATTCATCCGTAAAGGGCGAGTCTGGTATTTATCCGCCGCCCGTACTGGAGAAAAGTGAGAGGCAGAGtgcaatttcttcaaagaataGCAATTTTAGGTCTTCGAGGCCCGCTGACATATCACTTCCTATTTCCAGACCTAGTGAGCGTGCTTCACAGGAGGATCCCTTCCGTTTTGAACGCGACTTAGACCGTCGGGAGGAACAATATGCTTCTTCTAGACATGCAAGTAGATCACCTGCTAACATGGATTCCCGGGTTGCAGATAACTCCcctttcaattttgaaCAAGAGGGTGCTGGTAGTAGTGAAAGGGAACAAGATTTGAGCCCCATTGAAAGAAGTTTTATGATTTTGACTCAAAACGACACTGCAAGCCTTGTAAATTCTATGAATCAAACCAATAACAGAAGTGTTCTCGACCAAGAATTCGAAAATGAGCAgctaaaagaagaaagctCAATTGAATATCAGAAGGcggaaaaagaagagaaagaaaatgatgttGAAAGTCTTAATTTCGAGCCAGATCCTAAACTACAGGTAAATTTCGAAAATGAGTCActtcaaaaagattttcCAGAAGCAcaagaagacgaaaaaaACACAGTGTCTAATATTCCAGAAATAAGTGTTACGAGGGAAAGTACTACACCGTCCTTATTAATCGACACAATAGACTCTAGGCTATATCCTCATGATAATT contains:
- the TGL4 gene encoding triacylglycerol lipase (Multifunctional lipase/hydrolase/phospholipase~similar to YKR089C), which produces MSNKISDLTSTQNKPLLVTQQLIEKYYEQILGSSQNIIPILNPKNKSSRLNKDNANAERVEEDIGKRLQTGRNKTTNTVNFNLDTGNEDKLDDDQETVTENENNDIEMVEASEGEDEEQRTSLASKCKSFLYNVFVGNYERDILIDKVCSQKQHAMSFEEWCSAGARLDDLTGKTTWKQKVESPLYDYKLIKDLTSRMREERLNRNYAQLLYIIRTNWVRNLGNMGNVNLYRHSHVGTKYLIDEYMMESRLALESLMESDLDDSYLLGILQQTRRNIGRTALVLSGGGTFGLFHIGVLGTLFELDLLPRVISGSSAGAIVASILSVHHKEEIPVLLNHILDKEFNIFKDDKQKSESENLLIKISRFFKNGTWFDNKHLVNTMIEFLGDLTFREAYNRTGKILNITVSPASLFEQPRLLNNLTAPNVLIWSAVCASCSLPGIFPSSPLYEKDPKTGERKPWTGSSSVKFVDGSVDNDLPISRLSEMFNVDHIIACQVNIHVFPFLKLSLSCVGGEIEDEFSARLKQNLSSIYNFMANEAIHILEIGSEMGIAKNALTKLRSVLSQQYSGDITILPDMCMLFRIKELLSNPTKEFLLREITNGAKATWPKVSIIQNHCGQEFALDKAISYIKGRMIVTSSLKTPLQFADSVIGLIKAPEQTSKEPKDPANSTLLTRTPTKGDNHISNVLDDNLLESESTNSLLLLRENASTYGRSPSGFRPRYSITSASLNPRHQRRKSDTISTSRRPAKSFSFSVASPTSRILRQSSKINGHPPPILQKKTSIGRLMFPMDVKTYEPESRELIPHSASIETPAMVDKKLHFGRKSRYLRHMNKKWVSSSNILYTDPDKEDHPTLRLISNFDSDAMIHSDLADNFRRHSIDGRPPSQATKSSPFRSRPSSSMHQKSTTNITH